In Zingiber officinale cultivar Zhangliang chromosome 1A, Zo_v1.1, whole genome shotgun sequence, a genomic segment contains:
- the LOC122029538 gene encoding alpha-1,3-arabinosyltransferase XAT3-like, producing the protein MCTTPPPPFGFTRSSRLPEKMGKKLRWSEFRSFAIGFIVGCLLVSMTYLSMFKNDMDLLSNFLKSSAWPSSAAAPANQSLALLLPKLSERTSLMAVERKRRALCDLSAYRTDVCDIHGDVRIVGEGSSTVLVVSPSGENQSFEIKPYARKADHVVVRRVPTVHVHSLTPHRDAPPPCVVTHDVPGVVFATTGYCGNIFHDISDLLLPLFQTTRRFRGRVQLLAVKNETWWLYKYRHIIAKLSDFPVINYDYDDRVHCFRHAIVGLRADNDLTIDASKSAEGVTMVDFVAFLRTAYSLPHARPSGGGSGRRPRLLFISRGGSRRFVNLDEVVPVAEEVGFEVVIAEPSFMDVAAFAETVNSCDVMVGVHGAGLTNMVFLPTGAVLIQVLPLAKLDWIAANYYAKPAMGMQLKYLQYDILEEESTLIDHYPRDHAVFKDPDAIHKQGWQTMGQIYLVEQNVRLRKDRFRGVLEQARELLEQ; encoded by the exons ATGTGTACTACTCCTCCTCCTCCATTCGGCTTCACGCGGAGCAGCAGGCTGCCGGAAAAGATGGGGAAGAAATTGAGATGGTCGGAGTTCCGTAGCTTTGCAATAGGGTTCATCGTCGGTTGCTTGCTGGTCTCCATGACTTACCTTTCCATGTTCAAGAACGACATGGACCTTCTCTCCAATTTCT TGAAATCGTCCGCATGGCCGTCGTCGGCTGCAGCTCCGGCGAACCAGAGCCTGGCGCTGTTGCTTCCTAAGTTGAGCGAGAGGACCAGTCTGATGGCAGTAGAGAGGAAGCGTCGAGCCTTATGCGACCTTTCTGCGTACAGAACGGACGTCTGCGACATCCACGGCGATGTTAGAATCGTCGGCGAGGGTTCCTCCACTGTGCTGGTCGTTTCTCCCTCCGGCGAGAACCAATCTTTCGAGATCAAGCCTTACGCCCGCAAGGCTGACCACGTCGTCGTCCGCCGGGTTCCGACGGTTCACGTCCATTCTCTGACGCCGCACCGCGACGCGCCCCCGCCCTGCGTGGTCACCCACGATGTCCCCGGCGTCGTCTTCGCCACCACCGGGTACTGCGGTAACATCTTCCACGACATATCCGACCTGCTCCTCCCCCTCTTCCAAACCACCCGCCGGTTCCGAGGCCGAGTCCAGCTTCTGGcggtcaaaaacgagacgtggtGGCTCTACAAGTACCGACACATCATCGCCAAGCTATCGGACTTCCCCGTCATCAACTACGACTACGACGACCGCGTGCACTGCTTCCGCCACGCAATCGTCGGTCTGCGCGCCGACAACGACCTCACCATCGACGCGTCCAAGTCGGCCGAGGGGGTGACCATGGTCGACTTCGTCGCCTTCCTGCGCACCGCGTACTCGCTGCCTCACGCCCGGCCGTCGGGGGGCGGCTCCGGACGCCGGCCGAGGCTGCTGTTCATCTCGCGGGGTGGGTCGAGGCGGTTCGTGAACCTGGACGAGGTGGTGCCGGTGGCGGAGGAGGTGGGGTTCGAAGTGGTGATCGCAGAGCCGAGCTTCATGGACGTGGCGGCGTTCGCGGAGACGGTGAACTCGTGCGACGTGATGGTGGGGGTGCACGGCGCCGGGCTGACCAACATGGTGTTCCTCCCCACCGGCGCGGTGCTGATCCAAGTGTTGCCGCTGGCGAAGCTGGACTGGATCGCGGCCAACTACTACGCGAAGCCCGCCATGGGCATGCAGCTGAAGTACCTGCAGTACGACATCCTGGAAGAAGAAAGCACCTTGATCGATCACTACCCGCGTGATCACGCAGTGTTCAAGGATCCAGACGCGATACACAAGCAGGGATGGCAAACGATGGGGCAGATCTACCTGGTGGAGCAAAACGTGAGGCTCCGTAAGGATCGATTCAGAGGAGTGCTGGAACAGGCAAGGGAGCTTCTCGAACAGTAA
- the LOC122029548 gene encoding protein DETOXIFICATION 16-like isoform X1 yields MEAPSLDAALISDSEGGGGGARTSGELFLAEVKKQLWLAGPLVAASLLQNILQVISVMFVGHLGELALSGASMATSFAGVTGFSFLLGMSTALDTMCGQAFGAKQYHMLGIHMQRAMLILTLVCIPVSVIWFYTGSILTLFGQDPEIAAEAGAYSRWMIPTLFAYGLIQCHNRFLQTQNIVFPMMLITSVTALLHILVCWILVYKSGLGSRGAALANGISYWTILLLLGLYVRLSPACKRTWLGFSKEALNDFSHFFKLAVPSATMVCLEFWSFELLVLLSGILPNPKLETSVLSISLNTASMVFMIPFGFGAAVSTRVSNELGAGRPRDAKLAVKVVVFLAITEGLLVGSTMILVRNIWGYAYTNVDEVVKYATIMMPILATSNMLDGIQCVLSGVARGCGWQKIGAFINLGAYYVVGIPAAVILAFGLHVGGKGLWIGIICGLTVQVLLLSSVTYFTNWENEANKAKERVFNSSMPKDMQPDV; encoded by the exons ATGGAAGCGCCAAGCCTCGACGCAGCTCTCATCTCCGACagcgaaggaggaggaggaggggctAGGACCTCCGGGGAGCTTTTCTTGGCAGAGGTGAAGAAGCAGCTGTGGTTGGCCGGCCCGCTTGTCGCCGCCAGCTTGTTGCAAAACATTCTCCAGGTCATCTCCGTCATGTTCGTCGGCCACCTCGGCGAGCTCGCTCTCTCCGGCGCCTCCATGGCCACATCCTTCGCCGGCGTTACTGGCTTCAGCTTCTTG CTGGGAATGAGTACAGCGTTGGATACTATGTGTGGGCAAGCTTTTGGAGCAAAGCAGTACCATATGCTGGGCATACACATGCAGAGAGCCATGCTTATTCTAACACTAGTTTGCATTCCAGTTTCTGTGATCTGGTTCTACACAGGCTCAATTCTTACTCTGTTTGGTCAAGATCCAGAAATAGCTGCAGAAGCTGGAGCCTATTCTCGATGGATGATTCCCACCCTTTTCGCGTATGGCCTCATACAGTGTCATAACAGGTTCCTCCAGACACAGAAcattgtgttcccaatgatgctGATCACCAGCGTTACCGCTCTGTTGCACATTCTTGTGTGCTGGATTCTGGTGTACAAATCTGGCCTCGGAAGCAGGGGTGCTGCCTTGGCAAATGGCATCTCTTATTGGACGATTCTGCTGCTCTTGGGATTGTATGTGAGGCTGTCTCCTGCCTGCAAAAGGACTTGGCTTGGTTTCTCCAAGGAGGCTTTGAATGACTTCTCTCACTTCTTCAAATTAGCGGTTCCTTCAGCTACTATGGTATG TTTGGAGTTCTGGTCGTTCGAGTTGCTTGTTCTTCTCTCGGGAATTCTTCCAAATCCAAAGTTAGAAACATCAGTGTTGTCAATAAG CCTTAACACTGCTTCAATGGTATTCATGATCCCTTTTGGCTTTGGAGCTGCAGTGAG CACACGTGTTTCGAATGAACTTGGAGCTGGCCGTCCACGAGATGCAAAGTTAGCGGTAAAGGTTGTGGTATTCCTGGCCATTACAGAAGGCTTGCTAGTAGGCTCAACCATGATCCTGGTGAGAAATATATGGGGTTATGCTTACACTAATGTCGACGAAGTTGTTAAATACGCAACTATTATGATGCCAATTCTTGCTACCTCAAACATGCTTGATGGAATCCAATGCGTGCTCTCAG GTGTTGCAAGAGGATGCGGGTGGCAAAAGATTGGTGCTTTTATTAATCTTGGAGCTTATTATGTCGTCGGCATTCCTGCAGCTGTAATATTAGCTTTTGGTCTCCATGTTGGTGGCAAG GGCCTATGGATCGGCATAATCTGTGGTCTCACCGTGCAAGTTTTGCTGCTTTCAAGCGTTACATATTTCACTAACTGGGAGAATGAA GCTAACAAGGCAAAGGAGAGAGTGTTCAATTCCTCCATGCCCAAAGATATGCAGCCTGATGTGTAG
- the LOC122029548 gene encoding protein DETOXIFICATION 16-like isoform X2 produces the protein MEAPSLDAALISDSEGGGGGARTSGELFLAEVKKQLWLAGPLVAASLLQNILQVISVMFVGHLGELALSGASMATSFAGVTGFSFLLGMSTALDTMCGQAFGAKQYHMLGIHMQRAMLILTLVCIPVSVIWFYTGSILTLFGQDPEIAAEAGAYSRWMIPTLFAYGLIQCHNRFLQTQNIVFPMMLITSVTALLHILVCWILVYKSGLGSRGAALANGISYWTILLLLGLYVRLSPACKRTWLGFSKEALNDFSHFFKLAVPSATMVCLEFWSFELLVLLSGILPNPKLETSVLSISTRVSNELGAGRPRDAKLAVKVVVFLAITEGLLVGSTMILVRNIWGYAYTNVDEVVKYATIMMPILATSNMLDGIQCVLSGVARGCGWQKIGAFINLGAYYVVGIPAAVILAFGLHVGGKGLWIGIICGLTVQVLLLSSVTYFTNWENEANKAKERVFNSSMPKDMQPDV, from the exons ATGGAAGCGCCAAGCCTCGACGCAGCTCTCATCTCCGACagcgaaggaggaggaggaggggctAGGACCTCCGGGGAGCTTTTCTTGGCAGAGGTGAAGAAGCAGCTGTGGTTGGCCGGCCCGCTTGTCGCCGCCAGCTTGTTGCAAAACATTCTCCAGGTCATCTCCGTCATGTTCGTCGGCCACCTCGGCGAGCTCGCTCTCTCCGGCGCCTCCATGGCCACATCCTTCGCCGGCGTTACTGGCTTCAGCTTCTTG CTGGGAATGAGTACAGCGTTGGATACTATGTGTGGGCAAGCTTTTGGAGCAAAGCAGTACCATATGCTGGGCATACACATGCAGAGAGCCATGCTTATTCTAACACTAGTTTGCATTCCAGTTTCTGTGATCTGGTTCTACACAGGCTCAATTCTTACTCTGTTTGGTCAAGATCCAGAAATAGCTGCAGAAGCTGGAGCCTATTCTCGATGGATGATTCCCACCCTTTTCGCGTATGGCCTCATACAGTGTCATAACAGGTTCCTCCAGACACAGAAcattgtgttcccaatgatgctGATCACCAGCGTTACCGCTCTGTTGCACATTCTTGTGTGCTGGATTCTGGTGTACAAATCTGGCCTCGGAAGCAGGGGTGCTGCCTTGGCAAATGGCATCTCTTATTGGACGATTCTGCTGCTCTTGGGATTGTATGTGAGGCTGTCTCCTGCCTGCAAAAGGACTTGGCTTGGTTTCTCCAAGGAGGCTTTGAATGACTTCTCTCACTTCTTCAAATTAGCGGTTCCTTCAGCTACTATGGTATG TTTGGAGTTCTGGTCGTTCGAGTTGCTTGTTCTTCTCTCGGGAATTCTTCCAAATCCAAAGTTAGAAACATCAGTGTTGTCAATAAG CACACGTGTTTCGAATGAACTTGGAGCTGGCCGTCCACGAGATGCAAAGTTAGCGGTAAAGGTTGTGGTATTCCTGGCCATTACAGAAGGCTTGCTAGTAGGCTCAACCATGATCCTGGTGAGAAATATATGGGGTTATGCTTACACTAATGTCGACGAAGTTGTTAAATACGCAACTATTATGATGCCAATTCTTGCTACCTCAAACATGCTTGATGGAATCCAATGCGTGCTCTCAG GTGTTGCAAGAGGATGCGGGTGGCAAAAGATTGGTGCTTTTATTAATCTTGGAGCTTATTATGTCGTCGGCATTCCTGCAGCTGTAATATTAGCTTTTGGTCTCCATGTTGGTGGCAAG GGCCTATGGATCGGCATAATCTGTGGTCTCACCGTGCAAGTTTTGCTGCTTTCAAGCGTTACATATTTCACTAACTGGGAGAATGAA GCTAACAAGGCAAAGGAGAGAGTGTTCAATTCCTCCATGCCCAAAGATATGCAGCCTGATGTGTAG
- the LOC122029558 gene encoding beta-glucuronosyltransferase GlcAT14A-like produces the protein MIPRSLAPAASAALGRRHLGVPASAEKFLFPFVSVCFVSVILVLSAISGLTASSAFFARCPSPADVHRGAAHLPAFAYYIVGGRGDVRRVLRLLLAVYHPRNRYLIHLSADAPESERSDLAARVWLTIPAARAFGNVDVVGKAGAMTPMGSSGLAATLHAASALLRLDDGWDWFVTLNAADYPLITQDDLIYVFSDVPRNLSFMDHTSDLGWKEEQRVQPIIVDAGIYLAKRKNYFQASDNRDTPESFKFFTGSPWVILSRSFVEYCILGWDNLPRTLLLYFTNVILSEESYFHSVICNSADFQNTTVNNDLRYMVWDDPPGIEPHLLNTTDYAEMIKSGVPFARQFRHGDAVLDKIDSTILKRRNNKAVPGAWCSAKKWWMDPCSQWGNADIVKPGPRAKEFARLMQKLLHDWKSESNSCLR, from the exons ATGATCCCGCGGTCACTGGCTCCGGCTGCGTCCGCTGCGCTCGGCCGCCGGCACTTGGGCGTCCCCGCCTCGGCGGAGAAATTTCTGTTCCCGTTCGTCTCCGTGTGCTTCGTGTCCGTTATTCTCGTGCTTTCCGCCATCTCTGGGTTGACGGCCTCCTCCGCCTTCTTCGCGCGCTGCCCGAGTCCCGCCGACGTCCATCGCGGCGCCGCCCACCTGCCCGCCTTCGCGTACTACATAGTCGGCGGCCGAGGGGATGTTCGGCGGGTCCTTCGGCTGCTCCTTGCCGTCTATCACCCCAGGAACCGGTACCTTATCCACCTCTCCGCCGATGCGCCTGAGTCGGAGCGGAGCGATCTCGCTGCCAGGGTCTGGCTCACGATCCCGGCCGCCCGGGCGTTCGGGAACGTGGATGTTGTAGGGAAGGCCGGGGCGATGACACCGATGGGCTCCTCCGGGCTCGCCGCCACGCTCCACGCTGCGTCGGCGCTCCTCCGGCTGGACGATGGCTGGGATTGGTTCGTTACGTTGAATGCGGCTGACTATCCGCTCATCACGCAAGATG ATTTGATTTATGTTTTCTCTGATGTTCCAAGGAACCTTAGCTTCATGGATCACACTAGTGATCTTGGATGGAAAGA AGAACAAAGAGTTCAACCAATTATAGTGGATGCAGGGATCTATTTGGCAAAGAGGAAAAATTACTTCCAAGCTTCAGACAATCGAGATACTCCTGAATCTTTCAAGTTCTTCACAG GATCTCCATGGGTTATCCTCAGCAGATCATTTGTAGAGTACTGTATACTGGGTTGGGACAATCTGCCTCGGACGCTTCTCTTGTACTTTACAAATGTGATTCTATCCGAGGAAAGTTATTTCCATTCGGTCATATGCAACTCGGCTGATTTCCAGAATACAACAGTGAACAATGACCTAAGGTATATGGTGTGGGATGATCCTCCAGGAATAGAGCCTCACTTACTCAACACCACAGATTATGCTGAGATGATAAAGAGTGGTGTACCTTTCGCTAGACAGTTCCGCCATGGTGATGCAGTGCTAGATAAAATCGACAGCACAATACTAAAACGTCGGAACAATAAGGCTGTACCTGGGGCTTGGTGTTCTGCAAAGAAGTGGTGGATGGATCCATGCTCTCAATGGGGCAACGCTGACATTGTCAAGCCTGGGCCACGAGCAAAAGAGTTTGCACGTCTGATGCAAAAGCTCTTAcatgattggaagtcagaatctaaCTCTTGCTTGAGATAA